The following are from one region of the Stigmatella ashevillena genome:
- a CDS encoding PilW family protein: MRPSRRGFTLIELLVGGAVGSVVLLGISLTFISQARQYQTHASRRAIQSNARQAMSFMSRHIRSAGYGVDPDRTVLAYDSFNAAEGTSQTGYPDAVVVHSRDLLFRRDVTSATSNRLVVNAPIPLLQRGQILLVLCRNNGSITTTQHHAFVTVGQHLENSMEINLDTTDPAAAPNSPTGMPGRLFHEQALLDGNNCYDTAQVVKVSRSAFYVAAFDEPGNATTRTPYLMMHQGLDLDRDGTIGPNDAVPVAEGIEQLQVAYILNSMGTAMPRVLGVNEPTTAEHYGEQWQTMIPPQMVGPTRRIPQWYTLPLNDLEKPAREEDSPVNIRQLRITLVSRSSTQDPQHVGDDLMLANAGEAIGATVPWRQLENLSVTGVTPDTSDFTPQGRGFYRVILREAITPKNIQLNSQFIATTEAGG; encoded by the coding sequence ATGCGCCCCTCCCGTCGTGGATTCACCCTGATTGAGTTGCTTGTCGGCGGCGCCGTCGGCTCCGTGGTGCTGCTCGGCATCAGCCTCACCTTCATTTCCCAGGCACGCCAATACCAGACGCACGCCAGCCGCCGGGCCATCCAGTCCAACGCGCGTCAAGCCATGTCCTTCATGAGCCGGCACATCCGGTCCGCCGGCTATGGCGTGGATCCGGACCGCACCGTCCTGGCCTATGACTCCTTCAACGCCGCCGAGGGCACTTCCCAGACCGGCTATCCGGACGCGGTCGTTGTCCACTCGAGGGATCTGCTGTTCCGCCGCGATGTGACCTCGGCCACCTCCAACAGACTGGTCGTGAACGCGCCCATTCCGCTGCTGCAGCGGGGGCAAATCCTCCTGGTGCTGTGCCGCAACAATGGCTCCATCACGACCACCCAGCACCATGCCTTCGTCACGGTGGGCCAGCATCTCGAGAACAGCATGGAGATCAACCTCGACACCACCGACCCCGCCGCCGCCCCCAATTCCCCCACGGGCATGCCGGGCCGGCTCTTCCACGAGCAGGCACTCCTGGATGGGAACAACTGCTACGACACGGCCCAGGTCGTGAAGGTCAGCCGCTCCGCCTTCTACGTCGCCGCCTTCGATGAGCCCGGGAACGCCACCACACGCACGCCCTATCTGATGATGCATCAGGGCCTCGATCTCGACAGGGACGGCACCATCGGGCCCAACGACGCGGTCCCCGTCGCCGAGGGAATCGAGCAGCTTCAGGTGGCCTACATCCTCAACAGCATGGGAACGGCGATGCCCCGGGTGCTGGGCGTCAATGAGCCCACCACCGCGGAGCACTATGGCGAGCAGTGGCAGACCATGATTCCCCCGCAGATGGTGGGACCTACCCGCAGGATTCCTCAGTGGTACACGCTGCCGCTCAACGACCTGGAAAAGCCCGCACGCGAGGAAGACAGCCCCGTGAACATCCGGCAGCTGCGCATCACCCTGGTCTCCCGCAGCTCCACACAGGATCCGCAGCACGTGGGAGACGACCTCATGCTCGCGAACGCAGGAGAGGCCATTGGGGCGACGGTCCCCTGGCGCCAGCTCGAAAACCTGAGCGTGACCGGCGTCACCCCAGACACGAGCGACTTCACCCCGCAGGGTCGCGGGTTCTACCGCGTGATTCTCCGTGAAGCCATTACCCCCAAGAACATTCAACTCAACTCGCAGTTCATCGCCACCACCGAGGCGGGCGGTTGA
- a CDS encoding type IV pilus modification PilV family protein, producing the protein MRPFRPSPRGTTIIEAMAAMLVFVVGILGVMQMNVLASGQNNLALHQTTASRIARDLADAFERLPYEHPAFVNSGVLPSTFGTPGGFDDMENTTGLVFLKDAIAPADNRPLISAADATRIAEGLNAQTSEEFYTVAWRSVLVPNTGAVESELGKEDSLRILIMVRFPTTGGFRQVNFWTIKYVPEQVCSGTQCKDLEI; encoded by the coding sequence ATGCGCCCTTTCCGCCCTTCTCCTCGCGGTACCACCATCATCGAAGCCATGGCCGCCATGCTGGTCTTCGTCGTCGGCATCCTCGGCGTGATGCAGATGAACGTGCTGGCCAGCGGACAGAACAACCTGGCCCTCCATCAAACCACCGCGAGCCGCATCGCCCGCGACCTAGCGGACGCCTTCGAGCGCCTTCCTTATGAACATCCTGCCTTCGTCAACAGCGGGGTCTTGCCGAGTACCTTTGGGACTCCCGGCGGCTTCGATGACATGGAAAACACAACGGGGCTCGTCTTCCTGAAGGATGCCATCGCGCCCGCGGACAACCGCCCGCTGATCAGCGCGGCGGATGCCACGCGAATCGCCGAGGGCTTGAACGCGCAGACCTCGGAGGAGTTCTACACGGTGGCCTGGCGCTCGGTGCTCGTGCCCAACACGGGCGCGGTCGAGTCGGAGCTCGGCAAGGAAGACTCGCTGCGCATCCTCATCATGGTCCGCTTCCCCACCACGGGCGGTTTCCGCCAGGTCAATTTCTGGACCATCAAATACGTGCCAGAGCAGGTCTGCTCCGGCACCCAATGCAAGGACTTGGAGATCTGA
- a CDS encoding isoprenylcysteine carboxyl methyltransferase family protein yields the protein MVSPSQAVFLGYMGALAAERLVELVLSRRNAARAFSQGGVERGEGHYRVMVVFHSLFLVACVAEVFLLRRPFPGALGWGALGAAVLAQALRYWAITTLGERWNSRIIVIPGLAPVTGGPYRFLRHPNYVAVVLELLAVPLIHGAWLTALVFTAGNAALLYVRIRAEEKALGEVYAQAFVHHPRFIPEVRRG from the coding sequence ATGGTGAGCCCGTCGCAGGCGGTGTTTCTGGGCTACATGGGGGCGCTCGCCGCCGAGCGGCTCGTCGAACTGGTGCTTTCACGGCGAAACGCTGCCCGTGCATTCTCCCAGGGCGGTGTCGAGCGGGGAGAGGGCCACTACCGGGTGATGGTGGTCTTCCATTCGCTCTTTCTCGTGGCGTGCGTGGCGGAGGTCTTCCTGCTGCGACGGCCCTTTCCGGGCGCGCTGGGGTGGGGCGCGCTGGGGGCCGCGGTGCTGGCCCAGGCGTTGCGTTATTGGGCCATCACGACGCTCGGCGAGCGGTGGAACTCCCGCATCATCGTCATCCCGGGGTTGGCGCCGGTGACAGGGGGCCCGTACCGCTTCCTGCGCCATCCCAACTATGTGGCGGTGGTGTTGGAGTTGCTCGCGGTCCCGCTCATCCACGGGGCGTGGCTGACGGCGCTGGTGTTCACCGCGGGCAATGCCGCGCTGCTCTATGTGCGCATCCGGGCGGAGGAGAAGGCGCTCGGAGAGGTGTACGCGCAAGCGTTCGTTCACCATCCCCGCTTCATCCCAGAGGTGCGCCGTGGTTGA
- a CDS encoding YdcF family protein yields MRPSSLRAGSGALRRLLLALVGGVTCGVFGLAWRVDRFGQQEGAVPADVLVVLGARVLPGGVPSGALLARVEKAVALYHQGVASRLLFSGGVGVNPPSEAQVMRALAVRWGVPAEACFLEEQSHSTAQNARFSTAVLRDLGAERVVVVSDPYHLLRARQYFRLEGLEVATSPALLTERNLNAVDRFYWTVREAFALLLHPRVLLARSPSR; encoded by the coding sequence ATGAGGCCTTCCTCGCTCCGCGCAGGCTCGGGTGCCCTGAGGCGCCTTCTTCTCGCTTTGGTGGGAGGGGTGACGTGCGGGGTGTTCGGGCTGGCGTGGCGGGTGGACCGTTTCGGCCAACAGGAGGGGGCGGTCCCTGCGGATGTGCTGGTGGTGTTGGGGGCCCGGGTGCTCCCGGGAGGCGTTCCTTCCGGGGCACTGCTCGCCCGGGTGGAGAAGGCCGTGGCGCTCTACCACCAAGGGGTGGCCTCCCGGCTTCTGTTCTCTGGAGGGGTGGGGGTGAACCCTCCTTCCGAGGCGCAGGTCATGCGTGCGCTGGCGGTGCGGTGGGGGGTCCCGGCGGAGGCGTGCTTCCTGGAAGAGCAGAGCCACTCCACGGCGCAGAACGCCCGCTTCAGCACCGCGGTGCTGCGCGACTTGGGGGCCGAGCGCGTGGTGGTGGTCTCGGATCCCTATCACCTGCTGCGGGCGCGTCAGTACTTCCGGCTCGAAGGGCTGGAGGTGGCGACCAGCCCCGCGCTGCTCACCGAGCGCAACCTCAACGCGGTGGACCGCTTCTACTGGACGGTGCGTGAGGCCTTCGCGCTGCTCTTGCATCCCCGGGTGCTGCTGGCCCGGAGCCCCTCACGCTGA
- a CDS encoding MarR family winged helix-turn-helix transcriptional regulator, whose translation MSRNIPVPEEGPTSEVSRLLQLVYTLGRRRSLRDPIAGLCEQFQFTPPQVHALLWLGQDGALTMGELARRLGITEKTVTGVVDRLEREGHLQRERVHEDRRVVRCRLTDSGQQTSQQLHQLVNQALSQLLEMLDSSDRKALFRIIEKLVRRLDTSPEPTPAEEESA comes from the coding sequence GTGTCACGGAATATCCCGGTTCCAGAGGAAGGTCCTACCAGCGAGGTGTCGCGGCTCTTGCAGCTGGTGTACACGCTGGGCCGCCGCCGTTCGCTCCGCGATCCGATCGCGGGGCTCTGCGAGCAATTCCAGTTCACGCCGCCCCAGGTTCATGCCCTGCTGTGGTTGGGCCAGGACGGCGCATTGACCATGGGAGAGCTGGCCCGGCGGCTGGGCATCACGGAGAAAACCGTGACGGGGGTCGTCGACCGCCTCGAGCGCGAGGGCCACCTTCAGCGCGAGCGTGTCCACGAGGATCGCCGGGTGGTCCGCTGCCGCCTGACCGACTCCGGCCAGCAAACCTCCCAGCAGCTTCACCAGTTGGTGAATCAGGCCCTGAGCCAATTGCTGGAGATGCTGGACAGCAGCGACCGCAAGGCCTTGTTCCGGATCATCGAGAAGCTCGTCCGCAGGCTCGACACGTCGCCGGAGCCGACTCCTGCGGAAGAGGAGTCAGCGTGA
- a CDS encoding acyl carrier protein, giving the protein MVELEQEVVVEIRRIAIEELEWKGSVEPSHDLLKDLQLDSLGLTVMAVGLENRFRVKLSEEDAASLHTVADLARLVAVRVSAAVEVRT; this is encoded by the coding sequence GTGGTTGAGCTGGAACAGGAAGTCGTGGTGGAGATCCGCCGCATCGCCATCGAGGAGTTGGAGTGGAAGGGCTCGGTGGAGCCCAGCCATGATCTGCTGAAGGACTTGCAGCTCGACAGCCTGGGGCTGACGGTGATGGCCGTGGGGCTGGAGAACCGCTTCCGGGTGAAGCTGTCCGAGGAGGATGCGGCGAGCCTCCACACCGTGGCGGACCTCGCCCGGCTGGTGGCCGTCCGGGTCAGCGCGGCAGTCGAGGTGCGGACATGA
- a CDS encoding NAD(P)/FAD-dependent oxidoreductase, with amino-acid sequence MRTYDVAIAGGGPAGLAVAITAAQRGLATVVLERASLPVDKACGEGLMPAGLEVLERLGARALLDDSGCSPFVGIRYVQEDGSTAEGLLPAPGGLGVRRVSLVSALGERARAVGVELRERTVVQSHRRTGTGLELETSEGAVSARFLVAADGLGSPLRRAEGLEVEVTGARRFGLRQHFKVAPWTPFVEVHFASGVEAYVTPAGPGRVGLAFLWENGSLEHVSFEGLLARFPTLVERLGSAEPDSKARGAGPLERLARARVADRFALVGDAAGYVDAVTGEGLSLAFTCAEALGQLLPEALVKGAARDTLLPYERTFQRTFRKYAWMAKALLVLARRPRLRRPVVRGLGRSPRLFEHILGFALK; translated from the coding sequence ATGAGGACCTATGACGTCGCCATCGCCGGAGGGGGACCTGCGGGGCTGGCGGTGGCCATCACCGCGGCCCAACGGGGATTGGCCACGGTGGTGCTGGAGCGGGCCTCTTTGCCCGTGGACAAGGCCTGTGGTGAGGGGTTGATGCCCGCGGGGCTGGAGGTGCTGGAGCGGTTGGGCGCGCGGGCCCTGCTGGATGACAGTGGGTGTTCCCCCTTCGTGGGCATCCGCTATGTCCAGGAAGATGGCAGCACGGCGGAGGGGTTGTTGCCCGCGCCTGGGGGGTTGGGTGTGCGGCGGGTGTCGCTGGTCTCTGCCCTGGGCGAGCGTGCCCGCGCGGTAGGGGTGGAACTTCGTGAACGGACCGTGGTGCAGAGCCATCGGCGCACGGGGACGGGCCTGGAGTTGGAGACCTCCGAGGGGGCCGTCTCGGCACGCTTCCTCGTGGCGGCGGATGGGTTGGGCTCTCCCTTGCGGCGCGCGGAAGGGTTGGAGGTGGAGGTGACGGGGGCCCGGCGCTTCGGGTTGCGCCAGCATTTCAAGGTGGCGCCGTGGACGCCCTTCGTGGAGGTGCATTTCGCCTCGGGCGTGGAGGCTTATGTGACGCCCGCGGGGCCGGGGCGGGTAGGGCTGGCGTTCCTGTGGGAGAATGGCTCGCTGGAGCACGTCTCCTTCGAGGGGTTGCTCGCGCGCTTTCCCACGCTGGTTGAAAGGCTTGGCTCCGCGGAGCCGGACTCGAAGGCCCGAGGCGCGGGGCCGCTGGAACGCTTGGCACGGGCGCGGGTGGCGGACCGCTTCGCCCTGGTGGGCGATGCGGCGGGCTACGTGGATGCGGTGACAGGAGAGGGGCTTTCCCTGGCCTTCACCTGCGCGGAGGCGTTGGGTCAGCTTCTGCCGGAGGCGTTGGTGAAGGGGGCTGCGCGTGACACGCTCCTTCCCTACGAGCGCACCTTTCAGCGCACCTTTCGTAAGTATGCATGGATGGCGAAGGCGCTGCTGGTGCTCGCGCGGCGCCCCCGCTTGCGTCGGCCCGTGGTGCGTGGACTTGGCCGCTCGCCGAGGTTGTTCGAGCACATTCTCGGCTTCGCCTTGAAATAG
- a CDS encoding type III polyketide synthase, which produces MHSVSSLASVPFLRAVGRGLPPHYASQEELAGSLRALWAQKHFNLERLEDLHRAVSVSGRFLALPLEEYPALTTFQQRNDAWIRCAVELGEKVVVQALEKAGLTPKDIDHIFFVTVTGLATPSIEARLANRLGFRSDIKRTPIFGLGCVAGAAGLARAADYLRAFPGHTAVVLAVELCSLTLQREDLSIPNIIASGLFGDGAACGVLQGAEAGPRRPSARVVASQSVFYPDTERIMGWDIVDTGFKVVLSAKVPQLVKEHIRGNVDAFLAEHRLSRADIRHWIAHTGGPKVLQAFEESLELPEGAIARSWASLKEVGNLSSASVLFVLGETLESQVPREGDWGMVMAMGPGFCAELVLLRW; this is translated from the coding sequence ATGCACAGCGTCTCCTCTCTGGCCTCAGTGCCCTTCCTCCGAGCGGTGGGGCGCGGCCTTCCGCCGCATTACGCCTCTCAGGAGGAGCTTGCCGGCTCCTTGCGCGCCTTGTGGGCCCAGAAGCATTTCAACCTCGAGCGGCTGGAGGACCTTCACCGCGCGGTGAGTGTGTCGGGCCGCTTTCTGGCCCTGCCCCTGGAGGAGTATCCGGCGCTCACCACCTTCCAGCAGCGCAATGATGCGTGGATCCGCTGTGCGGTGGAGCTGGGCGAGAAGGTGGTGGTCCAGGCCTTGGAGAAGGCGGGACTCACGCCCAAGGACATCGACCACATCTTCTTCGTGACGGTGACGGGGCTGGCCACGCCCAGCATCGAGGCGCGGCTGGCCAACCGGCTGGGTTTTCGCTCCGATATCAAACGCACCCCCATTTTTGGTCTGGGATGCGTGGCGGGTGCGGCGGGTCTGGCCCGGGCGGCCGATTACCTGCGTGCCTTTCCTGGCCACACCGCCGTGGTGCTCGCCGTGGAGCTGTGCTCCCTGACGCTTCAGCGGGAGGATCTGTCCATTCCCAACATCATTGCCTCGGGCCTCTTCGGGGATGGGGCCGCGTGCGGGGTGTTGCAGGGGGCGGAGGCGGGCCCCCGGCGCCCCTCTGCCCGCGTGGTGGCCTCCCAGTCGGTGTTCTACCCAGACACCGAGCGCATCATGGGGTGGGACATCGTCGATACGGGCTTCAAGGTGGTGTTGTCGGCCAAGGTGCCGCAGCTCGTGAAGGAGCATATCCGCGGCAATGTGGATGCATTCCTCGCCGAGCATCGGCTGAGCCGCGCGGACATCCGGCATTGGATCGCCCATACCGGCGGGCCCAAGGTGCTCCAGGCGTTCGAGGAGAGCCTGGAGCTGCCCGAGGGGGCCATCGCGCGCTCGTGGGCGTCCTTGAAGGAGGTGGGCAATCTGTCCTCCGCGTCGGTCCTCTTCGTGCTGGGGGAGACGCTGGAGTCTCAGGTGCCTCGCGAGGGCGACTGGGGAATGGTGATGGCGATGGGGCCCGGCTTCTGCGCGGAACTGGTGTTGCTGCGATGGTGA
- a CDS encoding fatty acyl-AMP ligase, which produces MKGPALPPVKYATLPEMLEATSRTASGLIFVDASEREVSLSWSEVHRRARQTAAGLQRLGVRPGDAVAILLPTSPGFMDAFFGVVLAGAVPVPLYPPVRLGRMEEYHRATARMLEVAGAVVVLTETRLKLLLGASVEAARPRFGCRTVEEVSRGDGALAVVVSAQSPGLIQFSSGSTVAPKPVVLTHAALMAQLAALEASIPPPPEGAVGVSWLPLYHDMGLIGCLLSALYYPGNLVLLPPEVFLARPALWLRALSRHKGFVSPAPNFAYGLCLKRVKDEELEGVDLSGWKHALNGAEPVSAATLRRFVSRFARHGFSAEALRPVYGLSEAALAVTFPPSGRGLCSRSVDADVLAREGRAVGGERELVSVGSPIPGFEVAIRNALGIELPELRTGRVHARGPSLMKGYHGDGEATARALGADGWLDTGDEGFVAEGELYLTGRAKDLVIIRGANHAPQAFEECVQTVEGVRAGCAVALGFTPEGSEDEGLLILAERAGPPEDDGGVEAQVSAAIVQSTGIRPHTVRLLKPGTLPRTSSGKLRRGEALRQFLAGELVPPKRVGAVNIMVEMAKGAWALARTEREG; this is translated from the coding sequence ATGAAGGGGCCTGCGTTGCCCCCGGTGAAGTACGCCACCCTGCCGGAGATGCTCGAGGCCACGTCGCGCACGGCGTCTGGGCTCATCTTCGTGGATGCCTCCGAGCGCGAAGTCTCACTGTCCTGGTCCGAGGTGCACCGCCGGGCCCGGCAGACGGCCGCGGGACTGCAGCGCTTGGGGGTGAGGCCCGGGGATGCCGTGGCCATCCTCTTGCCGACGTCTCCGGGGTTCATGGATGCCTTCTTCGGTGTGGTGCTGGCTGGGGCCGTGCCCGTGCCGCTCTACCCGCCGGTGCGGTTGGGGCGCATGGAGGAGTACCACCGCGCCACGGCCCGAATGCTGGAGGTCGCGGGCGCGGTGGTGGTGCTGACCGAGACGCGGTTGAAGCTGCTGCTGGGGGCATCGGTGGAGGCGGCGCGTCCGAGGTTCGGTTGCCGGACGGTGGAGGAGGTCTCTCGCGGGGACGGGGCGCTGGCCGTGGTCGTCTCTGCCCAGTCGCCGGGCCTCATCCAGTTCTCCTCGGGGTCGACCGTGGCGCCCAAGCCGGTGGTCCTCACCCACGCGGCATTGATGGCGCAGTTGGCTGCGCTCGAGGCCTCCATTCCACCGCCACCGGAGGGGGCCGTGGGGGTCTCGTGGTTGCCGCTGTACCACGACATGGGGCTCATCGGCTGTTTGCTCTCGGCGCTGTATTACCCAGGCAACCTGGTCCTGTTGCCACCGGAGGTCTTTCTGGCGCGGCCCGCGCTGTGGTTGAGGGCCCTTTCCCGCCACAAAGGGTTCGTTTCTCCCGCGCCCAACTTCGCCTACGGCTTGTGCCTCAAGCGGGTGAAGGATGAGGAGCTGGAGGGGGTGGACCTGTCGGGCTGGAAGCATGCGCTCAATGGGGCGGAGCCTGTCTCCGCGGCGACGCTGCGCCGCTTCGTCTCACGCTTCGCCCGCCATGGCTTCTCCGCGGAGGCGCTGCGGCCAGTCTATGGTTTGTCCGAGGCGGCTCTGGCCGTCACCTTCCCGCCCAGCGGAAGAGGGCTGTGCTCCCGAAGCGTGGACGCGGACGTGCTGGCCCGGGAGGGCCGTGCGGTCGGCGGCGAGCGCGAGCTGGTGTCCGTGGGCAGTCCCATCCCGGGGTTCGAGGTGGCGATCCGGAATGCACTCGGCATCGAGCTGCCCGAGTTGAGAACGGGGCGTGTCCATGCACGGGGGCCTTCTTTAATGAAGGGGTACCACGGGGATGGAGAGGCCACCGCGCGGGCCCTGGGCGCCGATGGGTGGTTGGACACCGGTGACGAGGGGTTCGTGGCGGAGGGCGAGCTGTACCTCACCGGCCGGGCGAAGGATCTGGTCATCATCCGGGGCGCCAACCATGCGCCTCAAGCTTTCGAGGAGTGCGTGCAGACCGTGGAAGGGGTGCGCGCGGGCTGTGCGGTGGCGCTCGGCTTCACCCCTGAGGGCAGTGAGGACGAGGGATTGCTCATCCTCGCGGAGCGCGCGGGCCCGCCCGAAGACGATGGAGGGGTGGAGGCTCAGGTGAGCGCTGCGATCGTGCAGAGCACGGGAATCCGGCCGCACACGGTGCGCCTGTTGAAGCCTGGGACGTTGCCGCGCACCTCCAGCGGCAAGCTGCGCCGGGGAGAGGCGTTGCGGCAGTTTCTTGCCGGGGAGCTGGTGCCCCCGAAGAGGGTGGGGGCGGTGAACATCATGGTGGAGATGGCGAAGGGCGCATGGGCCCTGGCCCGGACGGAGCGGGAGGGATGA